A genomic region of Deltaproteobacteria bacterium contains the following coding sequences:
- a CDS encoding cyclic nucleotide-binding domain-containing protein: MESAGDGDARRDQAPRRPGAGRCAPRPRARRRADPRRVRAVGGSLHRALGPRCAVAARRRPACPAVLAARPLGAVARSLRVGGGSRGARGSARPAGTACRRPGAVRPADRARPARPRRAEGHGVISTVEKVLFLKSIDLFRALPSEELAQIAEIAEEQPLAAGDQVFAQGEPGDALYLIVEGKVKVHQGNKELVRLGERDVFGEMAVLDSEPRSASVTAVEDAVLLKIGRDDFRDILGERPEIAMGVMKVLTRRLRETSRKS, encoded by the coding sequence GTGGAATCGGCAGGTGATGGCGACGCTCGACGAGACCAAGCGCCGCGGCGACCAGGTGCTGGCCGATGCGCGCCCCGCCCTCGAGCTCGCCGACGCGCTGATCCGCGGCGAGTGCGGGCTGTGGGTGGGAGCCTGCACCGCGCGCTGGGTCCTCGATGCGCCGTGGCTGCTCGCCGCCGTCCTGCCTGCCCTGCGGTCCTCGCTGCACGCCCCCTCGGCGCCGTTGCGCGAAGCCTCCGCGTTGGCGGTGGCTCGCGTGGCGCCCGCGGAAGCGCCCGGCCTGCTGGCACAGCTTGCCGCAGACCCGGCGCCGTCCGTCCAGCGGACCGTGCGCGCCCTGCTCGCCCCCGTCGCGCCGAGGGCCACGGCGTGATCTCGACCGTCGAAAAGGTCCTCTTCCTCAAGAGCATCGACCTGTTCCGCGCGCTTCCTTCGGAGGAGCTGGCCCAGATCGCCGAGATCGCGGAGGAGCAGCCGCTCGCCGCGGGCGACCAGGTCTTCGCGCAGGGCGAGCCGGGCGACGCCCTTTATCTGATCGTCGAAGGCAAGGTGAAGGTGCACCAGGGCAACAAGGAGCTGGTGCGTCTGGGCGAGCGCGACGTGTTCGGCGAGATGGCGGTGCTCGATTCGGAGCCTCGTTCCGCCAGCGTCACCGCGGTCGAGGACGCCGTCCTGCTCAAGATCGGCCGCGACGACTTCCGCGACATCCTCGGCGAGCGGCCCGAGATCGCCATGGGGGTGATGAAGGTGCTCACCCGGCGGTTGCGGGAGACCAGCCGGAAGTCGTGA